In Haloarchaeobius litoreus, the following are encoded in one genomic region:
- a CDS encoding ABC transporter permease — translation MATDTEAVTQGETDVDAERGYFGITVSTRTKWNLIRAVTVFVYVLMLLPLAVIVINSFNPSRLGNFPPSSLSLKWYEALLADTRMLRALWNSFQVGVAAALGAGLVGTLTAMGFVRNDFPAQDALVIVMLSPLLIPPIIVGVASTIFFGQIGLERSIAWLIVMHTLLGLPYAFLIIRSQLYLFDETLEEAAKTLGANPVTTFREVTFPLISPSILTAMVIVFVISFGEFTATQFWVKRTTTTVPVVIFSMLRTSISPQIDALATVMLVITIAIPLVVLGIRRYLLQN, via the coding sequence GTGGCGACGGACACCGAAGCCGTCACGCAGGGCGAGACGGACGTCGACGCCGAACGGGGCTACTTCGGAATCACCGTCTCGACGCGGACCAAGTGGAACCTCATCCGCGCGGTGACGGTTTTCGTCTACGTGCTGATGCTGCTGCCGCTGGCGGTCATCGTCATCAACTCGTTCAACCCGTCGCGGCTCGGCAACTTCCCGCCGTCGTCGCTCAGCCTCAAGTGGTACGAGGCGCTGCTCGCGGACACCCGGATGCTGCGTGCGCTCTGGAACAGCTTCCAGGTCGGGGTCGCCGCCGCGCTCGGGGCCGGTCTCGTCGGGACGCTCACGGCGATGGGGTTCGTCCGCAACGACTTCCCCGCGCAGGACGCCCTCGTCATCGTCATGCTGTCGCCGCTGCTCATCCCGCCCATCATCGTCGGCGTCGCCTCGACCATCTTCTTCGGCCAGATCGGTCTCGAGCGGTCGATCGCCTGGCTCATCGTGATGCACACGCTGCTGGGACTGCCCTACGCGTTCCTCATCATCCGCAGCCAGCTCTACCTGTTCGACGAGACCCTGGAGGAGGCCGCGAAGACCCTCGGTGCCAACCCGGTGACGACGTTCCGCGAGGTCACATTCCCGCTCATCTCGCCGTCCATCCTCACCGCGATGGTCATCGTCTTCGTCATCTCGTTCGGCGAGTTCACGGCGACGCAGTTCTGGGTGAAACGGACGACGACGACCGTCCCGGTCGTCATCTTCTCGATGCTCCGGACGAGCATCAGCCCGCAGATCGACGCGCTCGCGACGGTGATGCTCGTCATCACCATCGCCATCCCGCTGGTCGTCCTCGGGATTCGGCGGTACCTGCTGCAGAACTGA
- a CDS encoding alanine/ornithine racemase family PLP-dependent enzyme gives MAPPDTRGVDAPTVHVDLDVVRENARAVCARFDGRVVGVTKAVTGDPAVARAMLDGGVDGVGDSRILNLSRLAEHVDAERTLLVSSLRDRDRVVTAADRSLHSEVAVLEAVATAARERGVEHDVLVMVDTGDRREGVLPEDLRPTLHRAVELDGVRVVGVGTNVGCFGGVLPTAASMGEFVSLVEESEAALGRRFPVISGGSSVTLPLVEAGTLPDRVNELRVGEAILLGTDVTRDRTVPYLRNDAFTLRAEVIECKRKPSTPAGPRGRDVDGDRPGFEDRGVRERAIVAVGEQDVVTDELVPLADGVEVVGASSDHTVCDITDATARITVGDTLSFRPGYRALVQAFTSEYVGRTYHGGTPSAGEAATER, from the coding sequence ATGGCACCCCCAGATACCCGCGGCGTCGACGCGCCGACCGTTCACGTCGACCTCGACGTCGTCCGGGAGAACGCGCGGGCGGTCTGTGCGCGCTTCGACGGCCGCGTCGTCGGCGTCACGAAGGCCGTCACCGGCGACCCGGCGGTCGCGCGGGCGATGCTCGACGGGGGCGTCGACGGGGTCGGCGACTCCCGGATTCTGAACCTCTCACGCCTCGCGGAGCACGTCGACGCCGAGCGGACGCTGCTCGTGTCGTCGCTGCGCGACCGCGACCGCGTCGTCACCGCCGCGGACCGCTCGTTGCACAGCGAGGTGGCGGTGCTCGAGGCCGTCGCGACAGCCGCCCGCGAGCGCGGTGTCGAACACGACGTGCTCGTGATGGTGGACACGGGGGACCGACGCGAGGGCGTGCTCCCCGAGGACCTCCGGCCGACGCTCCACCGCGCGGTCGAACTGGACGGCGTCCGCGTCGTCGGTGTCGGAACCAACGTCGGCTGCTTCGGCGGCGTGCTCCCGACGGCGGCGTCGATGGGGGAGTTCGTCTCGCTCGTCGAGGAGAGCGAGGCGGCCCTCGGTCGGCGGTTTCCCGTCATCTCGGGCGGGAGCAGCGTCACCCTCCCGCTCGTCGAGGCGGGGACGCTCCCCGACCGCGTGAACGAGCTCCGCGTCGGGGAGGCCATCCTCCTCGGGACCGACGTCACGCGGGACCGGACGGTCCCCTACCTCCGGAATGATGCGTTCACCCTGCGTGCGGAGGTCATCGAGTGCAAGCGCAAGCCCTCGACGCCGGCGGGACCACGAGGCCGCGACGTCGACGGCGACCGTCCCGGGTTCGAGGACCGGGGCGTCCGCGAGCGGGCCATCGTCGCGGTCGGCGAGCAGGACGTCGTCACGGACGAGCTCGTCCCCCTCGCCGACGGCGTCGAGGTGGTCGGCGCGAGCAGCGACCACACCGTCTGCGACATCACGGACGCGACCGCCCGAATCACGGTCGGGGACACCCTCTCGTTCCGCCCCGGGTACCGTGCGCTCGTCCAGGCGTTCACCTCGGAGTACGTCGGTCGCACGTACCACGGCGGGACGCCGAGCGCCGGGGAGGCGGCGACAGAGCGATGA
- a CDS encoding ABC transporter ATP-binding protein — protein MAFLELDEIRKEFGDLVAVDDVSLDIEEGQFVTIVGPSGCGKSTILRSITGLETLTDGEIRLEGEDITDLPPYRRNIGLVFQDYALFPHKTVFENVAFGLKMRNAPEAEQRERVEEMLRMVNLEGYEEKYPEECSGGEQQRIAVARAIAFDPDLVLMDEPLSNLDKNLRTSIRSELRRIQEETGVTTVYVTHNQNEALSLGDKIAVMNDGRLEQFDAPETVYREPETRFVADFLGRSTEVVGTYRRENGRAVAELADGIELEVPADETLAAGDTVSLFLRDEKLKLVDGTEPTSNVIQGTVESVDYRGRDINYFIRVPELDQTLQVSHIADHSEETFHELGDTVSMHIEPENVTCLPAGDAPVAEQGEP, from the coding sequence ATGGCATTTCTGGAGCTAGACGAGATACGGAAGGAGTTCGGCGACCTCGTCGCGGTGGACGACGTGTCGCTGGACATCGAGGAGGGACAGTTCGTGACCATCGTCGGCCCGTCGGGCTGTGGGAAGTCGACGATCCTCCGGTCGATCACGGGGCTGGAGACGCTGACAGACGGCGAGATACGGCTCGAAGGCGAGGACATCACGGACCTGCCGCCGTACCGACGCAACATCGGGCTGGTGTTCCAGGACTACGCGCTGTTCCCGCACAAGACCGTGTTCGAGAACGTCGCGTTCGGCCTGAAGATGCGCAACGCCCCCGAGGCCGAACAGCGCGAGCGCGTCGAGGAGATGCTCCGGATGGTGAACCTGGAGGGCTACGAGGAGAAGTACCCGGAGGAGTGCAGCGGCGGTGAGCAACAGCGCATCGCGGTCGCGCGTGCCATCGCGTTCGACCCGGACCTCGTCCTGATGGACGAGCCGCTGTCGAACCTCGACAAGAACCTCCGGACGAGCATCCGGAGCGAGCTGCGGCGCATCCAGGAGGAGACGGGCGTCACGACGGTCTACGTCACGCACAACCAGAACGAGGCGCTGTCGCTCGGCGACAAGATCGCCGTGATGAACGACGGCCGACTGGAGCAGTTCGACGCCCCCGAAACCGTCTATCGGGAGCCGGAGACGCGGTTCGTCGCGGACTTCCTCGGCCGGTCGACGGAGGTCGTCGGGACGTACCGCCGGGAGAACGGACGCGCCGTGGCCGAACTCGCGGACGGCATCGAACTGGAGGTCCCCGCCGACGAGACACTCGCCGCCGGGGACACGGTCTCCCTGTTCCTCCGCGACGAGAAGCTGAAGCTCGTCGACGGCACCGAACCGACGAGCAACGTCATCCAGGGAACCGTCGAGTCCGTCGACTACCGGGGCCGCGACATCAACTACTTCATCCGCGTGCCCGAGCTGGACCAGACGCTCCAGGTGAGCCACATCGCCGACCACAGCGAGGAGACCTTCCACGAACTCGGTGACACCGTGTCGATGCACATCGAGCCCGAGAACGTCACGTGTCTGCCGGCCGGGGACGCACCCGTCGCCGAGCAGGGCGAGCCATGA
- a CDS encoding M20 family metallopeptidase, whose translation MNDDESTTQSESSTDAARRVAAAVDADETVDLVQSLVRIESPYFHEDEIGEFVHGWLDDRGLDPEYHAVSEPAITGYEGRNVLVRLPGSDPDAPTLMLNGHMDTVELVDEWTEDPLSGRIEDGRLYGQGAADMKAGLAAAMVAVAALAEADVDLAGDVVLAAVVDEEGPYGLGTDQLLRDGVVDDCDMAVVTEPGPILDGEGRENPTLYLGARGRFLYDIEVRGTAAHASTPDAGRNAVVAAGLLADALSEMPVGSHPLLGEGSVCPLSIEGGGETLSVPESCRLLVDRHVVPGETRESVLADAEEVVAELGIDADVSVGLREVPHADARYGPYVFDEHEPLVEGLAAATRTVTGESPSLGYFRSVGDFNYLGHRADVPTVIFGPDGDRIHGAGEWVDLDETVDVARVLAAGAVELLS comes from the coding sequence ATGAACGACGACGAATCCACGACACAGTCCGAGAGTTCCACGGACGCCGCGAGGCGGGTGGCAGCAGCCGTCGACGCGGACGAGACAGTCGACCTGGTCCAGTCGCTCGTGCGGATCGAGAGCCCCTACTTCCACGAGGACGAGATCGGCGAGTTCGTCCACGGCTGGCTCGACGACCGGGGGCTCGACCCCGAGTACCACGCCGTCAGCGAACCCGCGATTACCGGCTACGAGGGACGGAACGTCCTCGTGCGGCTGCCTGGCTCGGACCCGGACGCGCCGACGCTCATGCTGAACGGGCACATGGACACGGTCGAACTCGTCGACGAGTGGACCGAGGACCCCCTCTCGGGTCGCATCGAGGACGGTCGTCTCTACGGGCAGGGGGCGGCGGACATGAAGGCGGGGCTGGCGGCGGCGATGGTCGCCGTCGCCGCGCTCGCCGAGGCCGACGTCGACCTCGCCGGCGACGTCGTCCTCGCGGCGGTCGTCGACGAGGAAGGACCCTACGGGCTTGGCACCGACCAGCTGCTCCGCGACGGCGTCGTCGACGACTGCGACATGGCGGTCGTCACCGAACCGGGCCCCATCCTCGACGGCGAGGGGCGGGAGAACCCGACGCTCTACCTCGGTGCACGGGGGCGCTTCCTCTACGACATCGAGGTCCGGGGCACCGCTGCACACGCCTCCACACCGGACGCCGGGCGGAACGCCGTCGTCGCGGCGGGCCTGCTCGCCGACGCCCTCTCTGAGATGCCGGTGGGCTCTCACCCACTGCTCGGCGAGGGGTCGGTCTGCCCGCTCTCCATCGAGGGCGGGGGCGAGACGCTGTCGGTCCCGGAGTCGTGCCGGCTCCTCGTCGACCGCCACGTCGTCCCCGGCGAGACCCGGGAGTCCGTGCTCGCGGACGCCGAGGAGGTCGTCGCGGAGCTCGGAATCGACGCCGACGTCTCGGTGGGCCTCCGCGAGGTGCCCCACGCCGACGCCCGATACGGGCCGTACGTCTTCGACGAGCACGAGCCGCTCGTCGAGGGGCTCGCCGCCGCGACCCGAACGGTCACCGGTGAGTCGCCGTCGCTCGGCTACTTCCGGAGCGTCGGCGACTTCAACTACCTCGGCCACCGCGCCGACGTGCCGACCGTCATCTTCGGGCCGGACGGCGACCGCATCCACGGGGCGGGCGAGTGGGTCGACCTCGACGAGACCGTCGACGTGGCGCGTGTCCTCGCCGCGGGCGCGGTCGAGCTGCTCTCGTGA
- a CDS encoding Cdc6/Cdc18 family protein → MDIEARIRRRQRRSGEPRIVQDYDALSPVVHVEEPSGRGPVLEQLLDHLDPIFERSLPPTAYVWGDGGVGKSAVVTALFNHLDRMLTRTGSVIHTTTRARSTPAPEFVYVDARVDDSEFALYHTVLDGLVDEQVPKQGVRTDSLRSRLMERLSGTDRAVVAVDHVDELDTFGLSTLHGAFDGMDDRLSWIAVGRTSPEELSSELLPPEHIHVPPYQQHALVDLLTGRASDGLARQAFDHEQIRRIAEWAEGDAHDALTALFGAAEVATSEGHGRIHERDLEAGLDAVPRPTVALGRVLTLPENRQLVLRTLVDLPEAETTSVGEAAESVAAAPGIELSPSTVKRYLYELAEEGITERVTAERKVDSAGRPPSRLEPRFPTLVFSRLYDLQHE, encoded by the coding sequence ATGGACATCGAAGCACGAATCAGACGACGACAACGGCGCAGCGGCGAGCCCCGCATCGTACAGGACTACGACGCCCTGTCGCCGGTCGTCCACGTCGAAGAGCCGTCGGGTCGGGGACCGGTCCTCGAGCAGCTGCTCGACCACCTCGACCCGATCTTCGAGCGGTCGCTGCCGCCGACAGCCTACGTCTGGGGGGACGGGGGCGTCGGCAAGTCGGCCGTCGTCACCGCCCTGTTCAACCACCTCGACCGGATGCTGACCAGGACCGGGAGCGTCATCCACACCACGACGCGTGCCCGCTCGACGCCCGCGCCGGAGTTCGTCTACGTCGACGCACGGGTCGACGACAGCGAGTTCGCACTGTACCACACCGTGCTCGACGGACTCGTCGACGAGCAGGTGCCGAAACAGGGCGTGCGGACGGACTCGCTGCGCTCGCGGCTGATGGAGCGCCTGTCGGGGACGGACCGGGCGGTCGTGGCCGTCGACCACGTCGACGAACTCGACACGTTCGGGCTCTCGACGCTCCACGGCGCCTTCGACGGGATGGACGACCGGCTCAGCTGGATCGCGGTCGGACGAACGTCGCCCGAGGAGCTCTCGAGCGAGCTGTTGCCGCCGGAGCATATCCACGTGCCCCCGTACCAGCAGCACGCGCTCGTCGACCTGCTGACGGGCAGGGCCTCGGACGGGCTCGCTCGGCAGGCGTTCGACCACGAACAGATCAGACGCATCGCGGAGTGGGCGGAGGGCGACGCTCACGACGCGCTCACCGCGCTGTTCGGCGCGGCGGAGGTCGCGACGAGCGAGGGGCACGGGCGCATCCACGAGCGCGACCTCGAGGCCGGACTCGACGCCGTCCCGCGGCCGACGGTCGCGCTCGGCCGGGTGCTGACGCTGCCCGAGAACCGCCAGCTGGTGCTGCGGACGCTGGTCGACCTGCCAGAGGCTGAGACGACGTCGGTCGGGGAGGCGGCCGAGTCCGTCGCGGCGGCACCGGGTATCGAGCTCTCGCCGTCGACGGTCAAGCGGTACCTGTACGAGCTGGCCGAGGAGGGTATCACGGAGCGCGTGACGGCGGAACGCAAGGTCGACAGCGCGGGCCGCCCGCCGAGCCGGCTCGAACCGCGGTTCCCGACGCTCGTGTTCAGCCGGCTGTACGACCTGCAGCACGAGTGA
- the glpK gene encoding glycerol kinase GlpK: protein MAGKQYVGAIDQGTTGTRFMVFDHAGQVVANAYEKHEQIYPKPGWVEHDPMEIWENTKSVVETALDQADLDPEQLAALGITNQRETTLLWDSATGRPVHNALVWQDRRTTDRVEELEAEDKVEWIREKTGLEADAYFSATKVEWLLDNADPMKLERTVPQDLRDRAESGELLMGTIDSWLIYKLTGNHITDVTNASRTMLYDIREMEWDDELLDEFDVPEELLPEVRPSSDDETYGTTDAEGFLGAEVPVAGALGDQQAALFGQTCFDEGDAKNTYGTGSFFLMNTGEEAVESDHGLLTTVGFQRSGEPVQYALEGAIFITGAAIEWLEDVKLIDDPVQTAELARSVDSTDGVYMVPAFTGLGAPHWDGRARGTIVGMTRGTKREHIVRATLESIAYQTRDVAEAMEADSGIDMGRLRVDGGAVKNNFLCQLQADILGTDIVRPEVDETTALGAAYAAGLAVDYWETVDELRENWQVDRAFDPEGDQADLDAKYDRWGDAVERSLNWAQDGGD from the coding sequence ATGGCAGGTAAGCAATACGTCGGCGCGATAGACCAGGGGACGACAGGCACACGCTTCATGGTGTTCGACCACGCGGGACAGGTCGTCGCCAACGCGTACGAGAAGCACGAACAGATATACCCGAAGCCCGGCTGGGTCGAGCACGACCCGATGGAGATCTGGGAGAACACGAAGTCGGTCGTCGAGACCGCACTCGACCAGGCCGACCTCGACCCGGAGCAGCTCGCCGCGCTGGGCATCACGAACCAGCGCGAGACGACGCTGCTCTGGGACTCGGCGACCGGCCGACCGGTCCACAACGCCCTCGTCTGGCAGGACCGCCGGACGACCGACCGCGTGGAGGAGCTCGAAGCCGAGGACAAGGTGGAGTGGATCCGGGAGAAGACCGGCCTCGAGGCCGACGCCTACTTCTCCGCGACGAAGGTCGAGTGGCTGCTCGACAACGCGGACCCCATGAAGCTGGAGCGCACGGTCCCCCAGGATCTACGGGACCGCGCAGAGAGCGGCGAGCTCCTGATGGGGACCATCGACAGCTGGCTCATCTACAAGCTGACCGGGAACCACATCACCGACGTCACGAACGCCTCCCGGACGATGCTGTACGACATCCGGGAGATGGAGTGGGACGACGAACTCCTCGACGAGTTCGACGTGCCCGAGGAACTGCTGCCCGAGGTCCGGCCGTCGAGCGACGACGAGACCTACGGCACGACCGACGCCGAGGGCTTCCTCGGCGCGGAGGTGCCCGTGGCTGGCGCGCTCGGCGACCAGCAGGCCGCGCTGTTCGGCCAGACCTGCTTCGACGAGGGGGACGCGAAGAACACCTACGGCACGGGCTCGTTCTTCCTGATGAACACCGGCGAGGAGGCCGTCGAGAGCGACCACGGCCTGCTGACGACCGTCGGCTTCCAGCGCTCCGGTGAGCCCGTCCAGTACGCGCTGGAGGGTGCCATCTTCATCACCGGCGCGGCCATCGAGTGGCTGGAGGACGTCAAGCTCATCGACGACCCGGTCCAGACGGCCGAGCTCGCCCGGAGCGTCGACTCCACGGACGGCGTCTACATGGTGCCGGCCTTCACGGGGCTCGGTGCGCCGCACTGGGACGGCCGCGCACGTGGTACCATCGTCGGGATGACGCGGGGCACCAAGCGCGAGCACATCGTCCGCGCGACGCTCGAATCCATCGCGTACCAGACCCGCGACGTGGCCGAGGCGATGGAGGCCGACTCCGGCATCGACATGGGTCGGCTCCGCGTCGACGGCGGCGCGGTGAAGAACAACTTCCTCTGCCAGCTCCAGGCGGACATCCTCGGCACGGACATCGTCCGGCCCGAGGTCGACGAGACCACGGCACTGGGTGCGGCGTACGCCGCCGGGCTGGCGGTCGACTACTGGGAGACCGTCGACGAGCTCCGCGAGAACTGGCAGGTCGACCGCGCGTTCGACCCCGAGGGCGACCAGGCGGACCTCGACGCGAAGTACGACCGCTGGGGCGACGCCGTCGAGCGCAGTCTCAACTGGGCGCAGGACGGGGGTGACTGA
- a CDS encoding ABC transporter substrate-binding protein — protein MSHVNNGGSSRGTTSRRQLLGFVAGAGTASLAGCINAFGGGGGGGADEIVLQMEGGTMLDALESEAFEPFEEEFGTTVNVALRSSQQSGYAQIKAGQAEVDMASVPPFTLYNGTMDEVWEPIDPSEIPNYESNVLDPLKNPIFDPGEQIHGVPHAYGTVGMAYNNEELDDPTSWSAMWDEAYAGHVAPEGFGFIRVFTTALEMGMDPNNIGAESSYEEAIEQIWQRVDEQQELVVTNWTSGDELGRLFTSTDAWVGEAWGNVIYGAVQDGNDHLSYVIPDEGAYGYTQNHALVQGIEDDRREACLEFINFLLRDEILQPVVEKLGLPPSTSVTSDTITGLYDYDPSGGEGLKFPDVEYINEHNDEWSQRWEEVRGN, from the coding sequence ATGTCACACGTGAACAATGGTGGGTCCAGTCGCGGCACGACAAGTCGGCGGCAGCTGCTCGGGTTCGTCGCCGGTGCGGGAACCGCATCGCTGGCCGGCTGCATCAACGCGTTCGGTGGGGGAGGCGGCGGTGGCGCGGACGAGATCGTCCTCCAGATGGAGGGCGGGACCATGCTGGACGCGCTGGAGTCGGAGGCGTTCGAACCGTTCGAGGAGGAGTTCGGGACGACCGTGAATGTCGCCCTCCGGAGCAGCCAGCAGAGCGGGTACGCACAGATCAAGGCGGGCCAGGCCGAGGTCGACATGGCGAGTGTCCCGCCGTTCACGCTCTACAACGGGACCATGGACGAGGTCTGGGAGCCGATCGACCCGTCCGAGATACCGAACTACGAGAGCAACGTGCTCGACCCGCTGAAGAACCCGATCTTCGACCCGGGCGAGCAGATCCACGGCGTCCCGCACGCCTACGGTACCGTCGGGATGGCGTACAACAACGAGGAGCTCGACGACCCGACGTCGTGGAGCGCGATGTGGGACGAGGCGTACGCGGGCCACGTCGCCCCGGAGGGGTTCGGCTTCATCCGCGTGTTCACGACCGCCCTCGAGATGGGGATGGACCCCAACAACATCGGGGCTGAGAGCTCCTACGAGGAGGCCATCGAACAGATCTGGCAGCGCGTCGACGAACAGCAGGAGCTGGTCGTCACGAACTGGACGAGCGGCGACGAGCTGGGACGGCTGTTCACGTCGACCGACGCCTGGGTCGGCGAGGCCTGGGGGAACGTCATCTACGGGGCGGTGCAGGACGGGAACGACCACCTCAGCTACGTCATCCCCGACGAGGGGGCGTACGGCTACACGCAGAACCACGCGCTCGTCCAGGGAATCGAGGACGACCGCCGTGAGGCGTGCCTGGAGTTCATCAACTTCCTCCTGCGGGACGAGATCCTCCAGCCGGTCGTCGAGAAGCTCGGACTGCCGCCGTCGACCAGCGTCACCTCCGACACCATCACGGGTCTCTACGACTACGACCCGTCCGGCGGCGAGGGGCTGAAGTTCCCCGACGTGGAGTACATCAACGAGCACAACGACGAGTGGTCCCAGCGGTGGGAAGAAGTGCGTGGGAACTGA
- a CDS encoding NAD(P)/FAD-dependent oxidoreductase: MTDTDRVVVVGAGIAGASAADHLARGTDAEVLVLERGTEPADETTARSGAFVGFWGHESAACVPLLRYGIRYYGRLLSAAGTTARFVHGGRLRLATTAAGDDAIRTAFESDFDRTLRESTASATATKGAPVQYLSGETLDETLVLPGLATDTVTGALYSPGVGYVDDPAALARAVLDRARESGATVETNTTVTGLQTEGGRVTGVRTTDGRRRADAVVAAAGPWNRRLLDTAGVTLPVRNTRGPMLALDTDEHGLPALYHEESGVYTRQNRDGSLFVGHFPGQYDDASVLDPDAIGDDVQDARHERSLDVIRRLCPGTRGASVVDEWVGVRTVTPDGDPILGPTDVDGLSVLAFNANGIQYAPAAGRLVAAEVGGFDPGFPTAGVAFDRLR; encoded by the coding sequence ATGACCGACACCGACCGGGTCGTCGTCGTTGGTGCCGGTATCGCGGGGGCGAGCGCGGCCGACCACCTCGCCCGGGGGACGGACGCCGAGGTTCTCGTCCTCGAACGCGGTACGGAGCCGGCCGACGAGACGACCGCGAGGTCCGGCGCATTCGTCGGGTTCTGGGGCCACGAGTCCGCCGCCTGCGTCCCGCTGCTCCGGTACGGCATCCGGTACTACGGGCGGCTGCTGTCGGCGGCCGGGACCACGGCACGGTTCGTCCACGGCGGACGCCTCCGACTGGCCACGACGGCGGCCGGCGACGACGCCATCCGCACGGCGTTCGAGTCCGACTTCGACCGGACGCTTCGTGAGTCGACGGCGAGCGCGACGGCGACGAAGGGCGCGCCCGTGCAGTACCTCTCCGGGGAGACACTCGACGAGACGCTTGTCCTGCCGGGACTCGCGACGGACACGGTCACCGGCGCGCTCTACAGCCCCGGCGTCGGCTACGTCGACGACCCGGCCGCGCTCGCACGAGCGGTGCTCGACCGGGCACGGGAAAGTGGTGCGACGGTCGAGACGAACACGACCGTGACCGGCCTCCAGACCGAGGGCGGCCGGGTGACCGGCGTCCGCACCACCGATGGTCGGCGACGGGCGGACGCGGTCGTCGCGGCCGCGGGCCCCTGGAACCGCCGGCTGCTCGACACGGCGGGCGTGACGCTCCCCGTCCGGAACACCCGTGGGCCGATGCTGGCCCTCGACACCGACGAGCACGGCCTCCCAGCGCTCTACCACGAGGAGAGCGGCGTCTACACCCGGCAGAACCGGGACGGGAGCCTGTTCGTCGGCCACTTCCCCGGCCAGTACGACGACGCGAGCGTGCTCGACCCCGACGCCATCGGGGACGACGTACAGGACGCACGCCACGAGCGCTCGCTCGACGTAATCAGACGACTCTGTCCGGGCACTCGAGGGGCGTCAGTCGTGGACGAATGGGTCGGCGTCCGGACGGTGACGCCCGACGGCGACCCCATCCTCGGCCCGACCGACGTTGACGGGCTCTCCGTGCTCGCTTTCAACGCGAACGGCATCCAGTACGCGCCCGCCGCGGGTCGACTCGTCGCCGCGGAGGTCGGCGGGTTCGACCCGGGATTCCCCACAGCGGGCGTCGCGTTCGACCGACTCCGGTGA
- a CDS encoding ABC transporter permease, translated as MSTERARFGRVRDRVMESDLVRLLLAPGLGIGWVLLFLFLPMTVIVVISFSVPGDFGNVIYEFTLANYERFWEADVYKNIIFESLVYGVVVTLLALPLGYTVGYFLGRSKTDWKWVLLGLVVLQYWVPFIIRTYAWIIVLSNNGVLNQLLLDIGVIGSPLDIMYTDYSMILGLTVSLLPFMILPVYVSVSTIEEDQIHAAKTLGATDFRAFREITLPQSLPGIVSGILFVFIISAGAFLAPTLLGGPSTRMIAPVIETVFILDFNWPFAAALSLIYFGIIGVLLYLFTRRVDLEEALETGVA; from the coding sequence ATGAGCACGGAGCGCGCACGCTTCGGGCGGGTGCGAGACCGCGTGATGGAGAGCGACCTGGTCAGACTCCTGCTCGCCCCGGGGCTGGGGATCGGCTGGGTCCTCCTGTTCCTGTTCCTCCCGATGACCGTCATCGTCGTCATCAGCTTCTCCGTCCCGGGCGACTTCGGGAACGTCATCTACGAGTTCACGCTCGCGAACTACGAGCGGTTCTGGGAGGCCGACGTCTACAAGAACATCATCTTCGAGTCGCTCGTCTACGGCGTCGTCGTGACGCTCCTGGCGCTCCCGCTGGGCTACACCGTCGGCTACTTCCTCGGCCGGTCGAAGACCGACTGGAAGTGGGTGCTGCTCGGCCTCGTCGTCCTCCAGTACTGGGTGCCCTTCATCATCAGGACGTACGCGTGGATCATCGTCCTCTCGAACAACGGCGTCCTGAACCAGCTCCTCCTCGACATCGGCGTCATCGGGTCGCCGCTCGACATCATGTACACGGACTACAGCATGATCCTCGGGCTGACCGTGAGCCTGCTGCCGTTCATGATACTGCCCGTCTACGTCTCCGTCAGTACCATCGAGGAGGACCAGATACACGCCGCGAAGACGCTCGGGGCGACGGACTTCCGTGCGTTCCGCGAGATCACGCTCCCGCAGTCGCTTCCCGGCATCGTCTCGGGGATACTGTTCGTGTTCATCATCTCTGCGGGCGCGTTCCTCGCGCCGACGCTCCTGGGCGGCCCCAGCACGCGGATGATCGCGCCGGTCATCGAGACGGTGTTCATCCTCGACTTCAACTGGCCGTTCGCCGCCGCACTGTCGCTCATCTACTTCGGCATCATCGGCGTCCTGCTGTACCTGTTCACGCGACGCGTCGACCTCGAAGAGGCGCTGGAGACGGGGGTGGCCTGA